In Pseudoalteromonas xiamenensis, the following are encoded in one genomic region:
- the cheD gene encoding chemoreceptor glutamine deamidase CheD, with product MKHFKPVIHGFEHVKRFWDSTRHKVVAKVLPGEFYISKNDELISTVLGSCISACVYDEVMGIGGMNHFMLPGVKDANNLHANDLSCRYGNWAMEFLINELLKNGAARKNLKVKLFGGGKIIRSMTDIGLGNIRFAYDYVQEEKLELISHDVGGPWPRKIVFNPQSGKVQVKKLREMHNDTIEKREVRYLHEIEAQDKKTDIELF from the coding sequence ATGAAGCATTTTAAACCAGTTATTCATGGCTTTGAGCATGTAAAACGTTTTTGGGATTCGACTCGTCATAAAGTGGTGGCTAAAGTGTTGCCTGGTGAATTTTATATTTCAAAAAATGACGAGCTGATTTCTACGGTACTTGGTTCGTGTATTTCTGCGTGTGTGTATGATGAAGTTATGGGCATCGGTGGAATGAATCATTTCATGTTGCCTGGGGTTAAGGATGCGAACAATTTGCATGCGAATGATCTTAGTTGTCGGTATGGCAACTGGGCGATGGAGTTTCTGATTAACGAGCTGTTGAAAAATGGCGCAGCTCGCAAAAATTTGAAAGTGAAGCTGTTTGGTGGCGGGAAAATAATACGTTCCATGACAGACATTGGTTTAGGGAATATCCGATTTGCCTATGACTACGTTCAAGAAGAAAAGCTGGAGCTTATTTCACACGACGTAGGTGGGCCGTGGCCTCGAAAAATCGTATTCAACCCACAATCTGGGAAAGTGCAAGTAAAGAAGCTTCGTGAAATGCATAATGACACGATTGAAAAACGCGAAGTTCGGTACTTGCACGAAATTGAGGCGCAAGATAAGAAAACGGATATTGAGCTGTTTTAA
- a CDS encoding polysaccharide deacetylase family protein — MVGKKRAHLSLSFLFGLAMPAHSAVILQYHHVSETLPPVTSISKETFKQHLAFLKNNGFNVIGLDKLFTSLRQGYSLPDKTVAITFDDGYDNNFEAAAPILKEYGFPYTIFVNPQLIDEHKSYVMTWAQLRKLSKEGAIIASHSSQHDYLHEKRPGENDEQWRVRIRADLTNAQKRIAEEIGHNYPWVAFPYGEYNKALQRLLNEMAVIGIGQQSGAVDTTTDWTAVPRYPASGIYANIDTLKYKLTSAAFPLKSVEYEDTVTDNKEPILTLNFKDKPFHQSQFACYVSGQGQAKTEWLSETEVKVYTTTPLPKGRSRYNCTSPMKDSPARYFWYSQQWLVQ; from the coding sequence ATGGTTGGTAAAAAACGCGCGCATCTCAGTCTTAGCTTTCTTTTCGGTTTGGCAATGCCTGCTCACAGTGCCGTTATCTTACAGTATCACCATGTAAGTGAAACCCTTCCTCCTGTGACAAGCATTTCAAAAGAGACGTTTAAACAACATTTAGCTTTTTTAAAAAATAATGGGTTTAACGTCATCGGTTTGGATAAGCTATTCACGTCATTGCGACAGGGCTATTCATTACCGGACAAAACGGTTGCAATTACCTTTGACGATGGCTACGACAACAATTTCGAAGCAGCTGCGCCTATCCTCAAAGAATATGGTTTTCCCTACACGATTTTCGTAAACCCGCAACTCATTGACGAGCACAAAAGTTACGTGATGACATGGGCGCAATTACGTAAATTGAGCAAAGAAGGCGCGATCATTGCCAGTCACTCTTCACAACACGATTATCTCCACGAAAAGCGACCTGGTGAAAACGATGAACAGTGGCGAGTTCGCATCCGCGCGGACCTAACAAATGCACAAAAACGAATCGCAGAAGAAATAGGTCACAATTACCCTTGGGTTGCATTTCCTTATGGCGAATACAACAAAGCGTTACAACGCCTATTAAATGAAATGGCGGTAATTGGAATTGGCCAACAATCCGGAGCGGTAGATACAACAACCGATTGGACTGCGGTTCCTCGTTATCCCGCTTCGGGCATTTATGCCAATATCGACACGTTAAAGTACAAACTAACCTCCGCGGCTTTTCCGTTAAAATCGGTCGAATACGAGGATACGGTCACTGATAACAAGGAACCGATTCTTACTTTAAATTTTAAAGATAAGCCGTTTCATCAAAGTCAATTTGCTTGTTATGTCTCAGGTCAAGGCCAAGCGAAAACCGAATGGCTTTCCGAAACCGAGGTAAAGGTGTACACCACCACGCCATTGCCTAAAGGCCGAAGCCGCTACAACTGCACGTCGCCAATGAAAGACAGCCCAGCTCGCTACTTCTGGTATTCCCAGCAATGGTTAGTACAATAG
- the nfuA gene encoding Fe-S biogenesis protein NfuA: MIKISETAQIHFGKLLSNQAEGTNIRVFVVNPGTSKAECGVSYCPADAVEPTDIRLPFNGFDAVVDEESAPFLEEAEIDFVTDKMGTQLTLKAPNAKAKKLGDDASLHDRVQHMLTTEVNPQLANHGGQVSLVEITKDGIAVLQFGGGCNGCSMIDVTLKEGIEKEMIAKFPEISGVRDITEHAHGEHSYY, encoded by the coding sequence ATGATCAAGATCTCTGAAACAGCGCAAATCCATTTTGGTAAATTGCTTTCAAATCAAGCTGAAGGCACGAATATCCGCGTATTCGTGGTAAACCCTGGAACATCAAAAGCAGAGTGTGGTGTATCTTACTGCCCAGCTGACGCAGTGGAGCCAACTGACATCCGTTTACCGTTTAATGGCTTTGATGCCGTTGTTGATGAAGAAAGCGCACCGTTTTTAGAAGAAGCAGAAATCGATTTCGTCACTGATAAAATGGGCACGCAACTTACCCTGAAAGCACCGAATGCTAAAGCGAAAAAGTTGGGTGACGATGCGTCTCTTCATGACCGAGTCCAACACATGCTTACGACTGAAGTAAACCCACAACTGGCTAACCACGGTGGCCAAGTGAGTTTAGTCGAGATCACAAAAGACGGCATCGCCGTGCTTCAGTTTGGCGGCGGTTGCAATGGCTGTTCGATGATAGACGTTACGCTCAAAGAAGGGATTGAGAAAGAAATGATCGCTAAGTTCCCTGAAATAAGCGGCGTTCGCGATATCACAGAACACGCTCACGGCGAGCATTCTTACTATTAA
- a CDS encoding M14 metallopeptidase family protein — MRKWLSLAAMTLSSASMAAPLSYYFDSAVKFDPTIPTPSSVLGYEVGDWHVRHDQLVDYLKLLAEKSDRLSITEIGRTYEQRPLLLLSFSAPSRSQTLDNIRQQRLTAIAKGKGLSELPAVAWMGYSVHGNESSGSNAALLVAYYLAAAEDARIEQLLSDTIILLDPSLNPDGLNRFASWVNSTRSLTPSLDPKHREHDEPWPSSRTNHYLFDLNRDWLPLQHPESRARMNAFHAWKPNLLTDFHEMGPNSTYFFQPGVPSRTNPITPKQNVKLTEEIATFHAAALDKRQQLYFTKESFDDFYYGKGSTYPDINGAVGILFEQASSRGHLQQTINGPLSFAATIKNQLTTTLSSFDALLANQQSLKAYQQTFYNSAIDESKKEEFVGYVIDLENDKSRGDAFMAILKQHQVHAYRLAQTTTVDGHEFAASSSVYVPLGQPQYRVIKALFSEQTQFENNTFYDVSGWTIAHAFDLPFKKLKRVRDTQVATTEWQASSVPSFDLKSGSYAYAFSWQDSQAPALLNALLSHGIKARLALDGFSALSSGSEKSFLAGAVVIPAGLQTRANWFSELNAVAKTFAIQISAIDSGLTQSGIDLGSRQFAVAKLPKVLLVGGQGISQYELGEVWHFLDTRLRIAPTIVTQDQLARLTLSDYTHVILVDGQYQFDKQAKQNIGEWMSKGGVLWGHKRGAKSLIANKWLNATAISEAELQAQFDTQNLRYADQEALASKQRIAGAIFNTHLDITHPLTFGMKDDTLPMFKDATWLLQPSTSPFVTVANYTASPLLAGYADPINIDTISQSAALLAHRKGRGTVIGMTDNPVFRGYWYGTSRLLANALFFGHTLSAQSK; from the coding sequence ATGAGAAAATGGTTGAGTTTGGCGGCAATGACGCTGAGCAGTGCGAGCATGGCGGCACCGTTGAGTTATTATTTTGATAGTGCGGTAAAGTTTGACCCAACAATTCCAACCCCAAGTTCAGTACTTGGTTATGAGGTCGGTGATTGGCATGTACGACACGACCAGCTGGTGGACTATTTAAAACTTCTTGCGGAAAAAAGTGATAGGCTTTCCATTACCGAAATTGGACGTACGTATGAACAACGACCTTTGCTGTTGCTTTCGTTTAGTGCCCCTTCTCGAAGCCAAACGCTGGATAACATTCGTCAACAACGCTTGACCGCGATTGCTAAGGGCAAAGGGTTAAGTGAGTTACCAGCGGTTGCATGGATGGGGTACAGTGTTCATGGTAATGAGTCATCCGGTAGCAACGCAGCATTATTGGTGGCGTATTACCTTGCCGCCGCGGAGGATGCTCGAATTGAACAATTGTTGTCCGACACCATCATTTTGCTCGATCCGTCATTGAATCCAGATGGTCTAAATCGGTTTGCAAGTTGGGTAAACAGTACGCGCAGTTTAACGCCATCACTAGATCCTAAACACCGAGAACACGACGAACCTTGGCCTTCAAGCCGAACGAATCATTACCTTTTCGATTTAAATCGTGATTGGCTACCGCTTCAGCATCCGGAGTCGAGAGCAAGAATGAATGCTTTCCACGCTTGGAAACCCAATTTGCTGACGGATTTTCATGAAATGGGTCCGAATAGTACGTACTTCTTTCAGCCTGGCGTACCTTCTCGCACGAATCCCATTACGCCAAAACAAAACGTGAAACTAACCGAGGAAATCGCGACTTTTCATGCCGCGGCGCTGGATAAACGACAACAGTTGTATTTTACCAAAGAAAGTTTTGATGATTTCTATTATGGCAAAGGATCAACGTACCCCGACATCAATGGTGCTGTGGGCATCTTGTTTGAGCAAGCCAGTAGTCGAGGCCATTTGCAACAGACGATTAATGGTCCTCTATCATTCGCTGCAACGATTAAAAATCAGCTGACGACGACGTTGTCCTCTTTCGACGCCTTGTTGGCGAATCAACAAAGTTTAAAAGCTTATCAGCAGACCTTTTACAACAGCGCGATTGATGAATCGAAAAAAGAAGAATTTGTAGGTTATGTCATTGATTTAGAAAATGACAAATCACGTGGTGATGCTTTTATGGCGATTTTAAAACAACACCAAGTCCATGCCTATCGTTTAGCACAAACGACGACTGTTGATGGGCATGAATTTGCTGCCTCGAGCAGCGTTTATGTTCCACTTGGACAGCCGCAGTACAGAGTAATCAAAGCGTTATTTTCAGAACAAACACAGTTTGAAAATAATACATTTTATGATGTGTCCGGCTGGACTATTGCCCATGCATTTGATTTACCTTTTAAAAAGCTTAAGCGGGTGCGAGATACACAGGTTGCGACGACGGAATGGCAGGCGTCTTCAGTTCCGTCATTCGATTTAAAATCAGGCTCGTATGCTTACGCATTTTCTTGGCAAGATAGCCAAGCGCCCGCGTTACTCAACGCTTTGCTTTCCCACGGGATAAAGGCGCGGTTAGCACTTGATGGTTTTTCAGCTCTATCGAGTGGCAGCGAAAAGTCGTTTTTAGCTGGGGCGGTTGTGATCCCTGCAGGTCTGCAAACGCGTGCAAATTGGTTTAGTGAGTTGAATGCGGTTGCAAAGACCTTTGCTATCCAGATTAGTGCTATTGACAGCGGTTTAACTCAATCAGGTATTGATTTAGGTTCACGGCAGTTTGCGGTGGCAAAACTCCCGAAAGTATTGCTAGTCGGTGGACAGGGGATCAGCCAATACGAACTGGGTGAAGTTTGGCACTTTTTAGATACGCGTCTTCGAATTGCACCGACGATTGTCACTCAAGATCAATTGGCTAGATTGACCTTAAGCGATTACACCCATGTTATTCTGGTAGATGGTCAGTACCAGTTTGATAAGCAAGCTAAACAAAACATAGGGGAATGGATGAGCAAAGGCGGGGTGCTTTGGGGGCATAAGCGAGGTGCAAAATCTCTGATAGCAAATAAATGGCTGAATGCAACGGCTATTAGTGAAGCAGAGCTGCAGGCTCAATTCGACACGCAAAATCTCCGCTACGCGGATCAAGAAGCGCTGGCTTCTAAACAACGTATTGCGGGGGCCATTTTTAACACTCATCTTGATATAACTCACCCTTTAACATTTGGAATGAAGGATGACACGCTTCCGATGTTCAAAGACGCGACTTGGTTATTGCAACCCTCTACTAGCCCATTTGTCACGGTAGCTAACTATACGGCTTCACCACTTTTGGCGGGTTATGCTGATCCTATTAACATTGACACGATTAGTCAGAGTGCCGCGTTGCTTGCGCACCGAAAAGGTCGAGGAACCGTGATAGGTATGACCGACAACCCTGTGTTTCGTGGTTATTGGTATGGGACAAGTCGGTTACTTGCAAACGCCTTGTTCTTTGGGCATACATTAAGTGCGCAATCCAAATAG
- a CDS encoding ComF family protein, producing the protein MNWISTLIPNRCVLCQDTLPDSSGICAYCLPTVKLFDVAQWPNLLLRPDIQHQTQLSDCDGLFSCAWYEGSIATWLSAFKFQNQTHYLAALHTVLSQQFNRWQLLDSGSGIDSMHTIPLHPIRYFFRGYNQTAQLWQPIIPKANISTTLHRAHYTKPQTSLGKQARALNTNAAFTVKGDLRGKTIAILDDVITTGATMNAAARACKAAGAKTVWAMSVALTPISP; encoded by the coding sequence ATGAATTGGATTTCAACTCTCATACCAAACCGCTGTGTGTTGTGCCAAGACACGCTGCCTGACAGCTCCGGTATCTGTGCTTACTGTTTACCTACGGTAAAGTTATTTGACGTAGCACAATGGCCAAACTTACTCCTTCGGCCAGATATACAGCATCAGACACAGCTTAGCGACTGCGATGGCTTATTCAGTTGTGCTTGGTATGAAGGAAGTATTGCAACGTGGCTCAGTGCATTTAAATTTCAAAATCAAACCCACTATTTAGCAGCGTTACATACGGTACTATCCCAACAATTTAATCGTTGGCAGCTGCTCGATTCTGGAAGCGGGATTGATTCGATGCACACTATCCCACTGCATCCCATTCGTTACTTTTTCCGCGGTTACAATCAAACTGCGCAGCTTTGGCAACCCATCATCCCAAAAGCAAATATAAGCACGACGTTACATCGCGCGCATTACACAAAACCTCAGACTTCGCTTGGCAAACAGGCTCGTGCGCTGAACACTAACGCAGCATTTACCGTCAAAGGGGATTTAAGAGGAAAGACCATCGCGATTCTTGATGATGTGATCACCACAGGCGCAACGATGAATGCTGCTGCTCGAGCTTGTAAAGCAGCAGGCGCTAAAACGGTATGGGCGATGAGCGTTGCGCTCACCCCCATTTCACCATGA
- the bioH gene encoding pimeloyl-ACP methyl ester esterase BioH: MQKNIVLLHGWGMNKAVWQLVNDALQSNPDLHVRALNLPGFGGANWERDSYTLTAAADELAQQLEDDSILVAWSMAGLFAIDIATRYPQKVAKIILVGSSPFFLGSAQWNGIKPDVLQQFMEALTTNPAKTVERFLAIQAMGSEHAKDDIKCLRTWLAQEASASPIALAGGLNLLKECDLRQQFAALQMPILGIFGRLDALVPVKVVDELYKLNPAFRAEILPKASHAPFISHREDFVSILKSML, from the coding sequence ATGCAAAAAAATATCGTCTTGCTCCATGGTTGGGGTATGAATAAAGCTGTTTGGCAGCTAGTGAACGATGCGTTGCAATCTAATCCGGATTTACACGTCAGAGCGCTCAATTTACCTGGCTTTGGTGGTGCGAATTGGGAACGCGATAGTTATACGTTAACGGCGGCTGCGGACGAATTGGCACAACAACTTGAAGACGATTCAATTTTGGTGGCGTGGTCCATGGCCGGTCTTTTCGCGATTGACATCGCAACTCGTTATCCGCAAAAAGTAGCGAAAATTATTTTAGTGGGATCGTCACCGTTCTTCCTCGGTTCTGCTCAATGGAATGGAATTAAACCTGACGTGCTCCAACAGTTTATGGAAGCATTGACGACAAATCCTGCAAAGACGGTGGAGCGATTTCTAGCGATTCAGGCTATGGGCAGTGAGCACGCAAAAGACGACATCAAATGTTTACGCACATGGCTGGCACAAGAAGCATCTGCGTCACCTATCGCGTTAGCGGGTGGCTTAAACCTCCTTAAAGAATGTGACTTACGTCAGCAATTTGCGGCATTACAGATGCCTATCTTAGGGATTTTTGGTCGATTAGATGCGCTTGTGCCCGTAAAAGTCGTGGACGAGTTGTACAAGCTCAATCCGGCTTTTCGTGCAGAAATATTGCCAAAAGCGTCTCATGCCCCCTTTATTTCTCATCGCGAAGACTTTGTAAGCATATTGAAATCAATGCTTTAA
- a CDS encoding putative metalloprotease CJM1_0395 family protein codes for MNIVTPQPALNFHTGNVYTETARRDNQLREVIPQPAQAAASFTENKAYQDTDKAKQAPSDEKGLYDKKGQLEDKQAVQGRDAKDEHGHEEGEHSNSREEQKAEAELKQIEELKDRDTEVRLHEEAHARVGGQHAGSPSYEFQKGPDGTNYAVGGEVMIDVAEVPGDPQGTIDKMQTVRAAALAPAEPSGADRAIAADASRKIAAAQAELSKQALNGDEEDDKTRVNSFERRRLAGEDEDASLNTAQSDVLEAKENPVPSYENRSLKKDRNPDVESRAMRIADFYQHVHEPKSASGFNAYI; via the coding sequence ATGAACATCGTTACGCCGCAGCCGGCGCTAAATTTCCATACAGGTAACGTCTACACTGAAACAGCTAGGCGTGACAATCAATTGCGGGAAGTGATTCCACAACCCGCTCAAGCGGCTGCCTCTTTCACCGAAAACAAAGCTTACCAAGATACTGACAAAGCGAAACAGGCACCTTCAGACGAGAAAGGACTCTACGACAAAAAAGGACAGCTTGAGGATAAACAAGCTGTTCAGGGCCGTGATGCGAAAGATGAGCATGGTCATGAGGAAGGGGAACATTCCAATAGTCGTGAAGAGCAAAAAGCGGAAGCAGAACTCAAGCAAATAGAAGAGCTAAAAGATCGTGACACGGAAGTGCGATTGCACGAAGAGGCGCATGCTCGAGTCGGCGGTCAACACGCAGGCAGCCCGAGCTACGAGTTTCAAAAAGGGCCTGATGGTACTAATTATGCGGTAGGTGGTGAAGTCATGATTGACGTGGCGGAAGTCCCCGGCGATCCGCAAGGCACCATCGATAAAATGCAAACCGTTCGCGCGGCTGCATTGGCACCTGCAGAGCCGTCTGGGGCTGATCGCGCAATCGCGGCTGATGCATCGAGAAAAATCGCCGCTGCGCAAGCCGAGCTCTCTAAACAAGCTTTGAATGGTGATGAAGAGGACGATAAAACACGTGTAAACAGTTTTGAGCGCCGACGTCTTGCTGGAGAAGACGAAGATGCCTCCTTGAACACAGCACAAAGCGATGTGCTTGAAGCGAAAGAGAACCCTGTTCCATCGTATGAAAATCGCAGTCTGAAAAAAGATAGAAATCCGGATGTAGAGTCAAGAGCAATGCGAATTGCTGACTTCTATCAACATGTGCATGAGCCAAAAAGTGCATCTGGATTCAACGCCTACATTTAG
- the greB gene encoding transcription elongation factor GreB, giving the protein MKTNLITPEGYRQLQQEHDQLWFEKRPEVTKIVTWAASLGDRSENADYTFNKRLLRQIDRRVRYLRKRLPELKIVYPHPDQEGKVFFGALVEIENDDGDILTFQIVGPDEIYDQKEVVSIDAPMARALLGKAVDDDVIVRTPEGKKTWYINSISYRT; this is encoded by the coding sequence GTGAAAACCAATTTGATAACCCCTGAAGGCTATCGCCAATTACAGCAAGAACATGATCAGTTGTGGTTTGAAAAACGCCCTGAAGTCACCAAAATTGTTACTTGGGCGGCAAGCCTTGGCGACCGCTCCGAAAATGCTGATTACACCTTCAATAAACGCCTTTTACGACAAATTGACCGTCGTGTCCGCTATTTAAGAAAACGCCTACCTGAGTTGAAAATTGTTTATCCGCACCCAGATCAGGAAGGCAAAGTATTTTTCGGCGCATTGGTCGAAATTGAAAATGACGATGGTGACATACTGACTTTTCAGATAGTCGGTCCAGATGAGATTTATGACCAAAAAGAGGTGGTTTCTATCGATGCGCCTATGGCTCGAGCGTTACTTGGTAAAGCAGTCGATGATGACGTCATAGTACGCACACCAGAAGGCAAAAAGACGTGGTACATCAACTCAATCTCATACAGAACCTAG
- the ompR gene encoding two-component system response regulator OmpR yields the protein METTKILVVDDDMRLRSLLERYLVEQGFIVRTAANSEQMDRLLERENFHMMVLDLMLPGEDGLSICRRLRQKENEIPIVMLTAKGDEVDRIIGLELGADDYLPKPFNPRELLARIKAVLRRRTKEVPGAPSAEENIVAFGQFALNLATREMQRGDESLSLTSGEFAVLKALVSHPREPLSRDKLMNLARGRDYSALERSIDVQVSRLRRMIEEDPANPRYIQTVWGLGYVFVPDGGK from the coding sequence ATGGAAACAACAAAAATTCTCGTCGTCGACGATGATATGCGCCTTCGTAGTTTGCTTGAGCGTTACTTGGTAGAACAAGGTTTTATCGTAAGGACGGCAGCCAATTCAGAACAAATGGACCGATTATTGGAGCGTGAAAACTTTCACATGATGGTGCTGGATTTGATGCTACCAGGAGAAGATGGTTTGTCTATTTGTCGTCGTTTACGTCAAAAGGAAAATGAAATTCCTATCGTGATGTTAACTGCAAAAGGTGACGAAGTTGACCGTATTATTGGTCTAGAACTGGGTGCGGACGACTATCTGCCAAAACCTTTTAACCCAAGAGAATTACTTGCGCGTATTAAAGCCGTGTTACGTCGACGTACGAAGGAAGTGCCTGGTGCACCATCAGCGGAAGAGAACATTGTTGCGTTCGGACAATTTGCACTAAACCTAGCGACGCGTGAAATGCAGCGCGGAGATGAAAGCCTATCACTGACCAGTGGTGAATTTGCCGTGCTTAAAGCTTTAGTGTCCCATCCGAGAGAACCTCTAAGTCGTGACAAACTGATGAATTTAGCACGTGGTCGGGATTACAGTGCGCTTGAGCGAAGCATCGATGTGCAAGTATCGCGTTTACGTCGCATGATTGAAGAAGACCCTGCAAACCCTCGCTATATTCAAACCGTGTGGGGATTAGGTTATGTATTTGTACCAGACGGTGGTAAATAA
- the envZ gene encoding two-component system sensor histidine kinase EnvZ, giving the protein MSILPRSAFGQTVFFVGALLLINQIVSYITVTLYVVKPTFEQVNLMLAKQVKTVFIDQEEGVEMTSAMSKKFFEITGIEVMTQREAYANGLGQAKEYTMLSRSMSEQLNGSARVMISQGNPLVYWVEAPQAPGYWVRVPLSGFTETNIQFLVFYLSTIGFLSVLGGWLFARHLNKPLKSLQIAAGRVGVGDFSTRLKEEGSTEVIEVTKAFNQMSKGIADLENDRRLMMAGVSHDLRTPLTRIRLATEMMNDEDDYLRQGIIDDIEDMNAIIDQFIEYLRHHNTAELELDDINHVVQEVVHAEQQHQREIRLTVQENLPDVLMNCVALKRVVTNMIENAIRYSDDVIDVETQYLADKKQVLVTVKDRGPGIPESELEKVFEPFTRGDLARGSEGSGLGLAIIKRIVSTHRGTVKLRNRQSGGLSAEVYLPAVKR; this is encoded by the coding sequence ATGAGTATTTTGCCAAGAAGTGCGTTCGGACAAACGGTTTTTTTTGTGGGCGCACTGCTGCTAATCAATCAGATCGTTTCCTACATCACCGTTACGTTGTACGTGGTAAAGCCCACGTTTGAACAAGTCAACCTGATGCTTGCCAAGCAGGTCAAAACCGTCTTCATCGATCAAGAAGAAGGAGTTGAAATGACCAGTGCAATGTCGAAAAAGTTCTTTGAGATCACGGGTATCGAAGTCATGACGCAACGAGAAGCGTATGCGAATGGACTTGGGCAAGCCAAAGAATACACAATGTTATCGCGCAGCATGTCTGAACAGCTCAATGGCTCTGCGCGCGTAATGATTAGCCAAGGTAATCCATTGGTGTATTGGGTGGAAGCACCGCAAGCCCCTGGATATTGGGTGCGTGTACCATTATCTGGATTTACAGAAACCAATATTCAGTTTTTGGTATTTTACTTGTCCACGATTGGCTTTTTGAGTGTGTTAGGTGGCTGGTTATTCGCAAGACATTTGAATAAGCCGTTAAAGTCACTCCAAATCGCAGCAGGTCGTGTTGGTGTTGGGGATTTCAGTACACGACTGAAAGAAGAAGGCTCGACCGAAGTGATTGAAGTGACGAAAGCGTTCAATCAAATGTCGAAGGGGATAGCTGATCTTGAAAATGACCGTCGCCTCATGATGGCGGGGGTGTCGCATGATTTGCGCACTCCACTCACTCGGATACGCCTCGCTACGGAAATGATGAATGACGAAGACGATTATTTACGTCAAGGCATTATTGATGACATCGAGGACATGAACGCCATCATCGATCAGTTTATTGAATATCTGCGACACCACAACACCGCGGAGTTAGAGCTGGATGACATCAATCACGTTGTACAAGAAGTTGTGCATGCAGAGCAGCAACATCAACGCGAGATACGTCTAACAGTCCAAGAAAATTTGCCAGACGTGCTGATGAATTGTGTGGCGTTGAAGCGAGTGGTCACCAACATGATTGAAAACGCGATCCGTTATTCTGATGATGTGATTGATGTTGAAACGCAATATTTAGCGGATAAGAAGCAAGTACTTGTTACAGTGAAAGACCGGGGACCTGGTATCCCTGAGTCAGAACTAGAAAAAGTCTTTGAACCCTTTACCCGCGGCGATTTGGCGCGTGGAAGTGAAGGCAGTGGACTGGGCCTTGCAATTATCAAACGGATTGTCTCAACCCATCGAGGGACTGTTAAACTACGGAATCGACAATCAGGTGGATTAAGTGCTGAGGTGTATTTACCCGCAGTAAAAAGATGA
- the hslO gene encoding Hsp33 family molecular chaperone HslO, with amino-acid sequence MQKDLLHRYIFDNLDVRGELVQLEKTYQEILGDHEYPEAVQSLLGELLVATCLLTATLKFEGEIAVQLQGDGPVKYAVINGDHQQNMRGIARLQSEVSGHTIRELIGEGYMVITITPTKGERYQGIVPLTEPTLAGCLEMYFAQSEQLQTRLWLATSTAKGQARASGMLLQVLPVDQAKSKEDFKHLEALTDTIKNEEMLELDAHTVLTRLYHEDNPQLFEPQTVQYRCGCSREKTIDALANVGLEALLEDIQKHGEIKISCHYCLKDYQFNEQEIRSIFN; translated from the coding sequence ATGCAAAAAGATTTATTACACCGCTATATTTTTGACAACCTAGATGTCCGTGGTGAATTAGTTCAATTGGAAAAAACCTACCAAGAAATACTTGGTGATCACGAATACCCAGAAGCGGTTCAATCACTGTTGGGCGAGTTGTTGGTTGCAACGTGTTTATTAACCGCAACCTTAAAGTTTGAAGGCGAAATCGCGGTGCAATTGCAAGGCGATGGTCCAGTCAAATATGCAGTGATTAATGGCGACCACCAACAGAATATGCGTGGCATTGCTCGCTTACAAAGTGAAGTTTCTGGCCACACAATTCGTGAACTCATTGGCGAAGGTTACATGGTCATCACTATCACGCCAACAAAAGGTGAGCGTTACCAAGGCATCGTGCCACTTACAGAACCTACATTGGCAGGTTGCTTAGAAATGTACTTTGCCCAATCGGAACAATTACAAACGCGTTTATGGCTCGCAACGTCAACCGCCAAAGGCCAAGCACGCGCAAGCGGTATGTTGCTGCAAGTCTTACCGGTAGATCAAGCTAAATCGAAAGAAGACTTCAAACATTTAGAAGCACTCACAGACACGATTAAAAACGAAGAAATGCTTGAGTTGGACGCCCATACCGTGCTGACACGTCTTTACCATGAAGACAATCCACAATTATTTGAACCGCAAACCGTTCAATATCGTTGTGGATGCAGTCGTGAAAAAACCATCGATGCCCTTGCAAACGTTGGACTGGAAGCACTTCTTGAAGATATTCAAAAGCATGGCGAAATCAAAATCAGCTGCCACTATTGCTTGAAAGACTATCAGTTTAACGAGCAGGAAATTCGCTCTATTTTTAACTAA